The Candidatus Dormiibacterota bacterium DNA segment GCGGCGGGATGGCGACCGTGCACCCCAGGGCCTCCAGGAGATCGATCGTCGCCTTCCCCTCCCCTTCGACGTCCTGGTACCCGCCGAAGCAGCCGTGGAAGTAGGCGACCTTGCGACCCGCGGGATCGACCGAAGGGACCCGCGGCCGCAGAGGCTCGGGGTCGAACGGCGCCATGTCGCGCTTCATCGCGATCCCGCTCACCGCCGCCATCAGCCGGCGCGCGGGGGGGAAGCGCAGAGCCGCGTTCGCCAGGGGCGCCAGCATCGTGCCGAAGCGCAGCATCGGGCCGGGGTTGGTCAGGACTCTCTCGGTCGCATCCTTGCCGCGCGCGCGCACGTAGATGTCCTTGGCCATGACGGCCATGCCGGGAATGTCGATGGCCGTCGGGCATTCCGAATGGCACAGCTGGCAGTTGACGCACAGGTCCATGATCGACTTGAACTCATCGCCGGCCATCACGTCCGGCTCGAGCCGTCCCGAGATGACCGCCCGCAGGAGATTGGCCTTGGCGCGCGCCGTGGCCGCCTCGTCGCGCGTCGCGACGGCGACCGGACAGTAGTTGCGGCAGGCGCCGCAGCCGTGGCACTTCTCGATCTCCTTCTGCCACACCGCGTCGTCGATCGTCGTGGCGGTCGGCCGGCGCAGGTAACTCCCGCCGTATCTCAGATCATCCGTCAGCCCGTAGCTCCCGTCGTGCACGATGATCCCGGGGTTCAAGATCGCCCGCGGGTCGAACAGGCGCTTGACATCCTCGAACGCCCCGACCAGCGGGCCGTAGGCGCGACGCAGGTACGGCGTGCGCAGGCGGCCGTCGCCGTGCTCGCCGGACAGCGAGCCACCCATGTCGATCACCAGGTCGGTGAATTCCCCGGCCATCGCCTCCATCAGCGCCAGGTCACGCGGGTCCTTCTGGTTCAGCATCGGGTTGCAGTGCAGGTTGCAGTCGCCGGCGTGGCCGAAGATCGCCGCCTGCACGTTGTACTTGCGCAGGAGGAGGCGCATCCTTTTGACGAACTCGGCCATCTGCTCGGGATGGATCGCGGCGTCCTCGATGAAGCGGGTGTTGCGCCGCGTTCCTTCCCGGCGCGACAGGATCGGCGAGGCGGCCTTGCGCACCGCCCAGATGCGCGCCGTGTCCTCCGGCCGGGCGGAGTACCGGACGTCCTTCGCGAGGTCCATCCGGCCCGTCAGGACGGCGGCCAGCCGCGCCATCCTGTCCAGCACCTCCTTCGGATCCTCACCCTCCAGCTCGACGATCAGGATCGCCTCCGTGCCGTCCGGCAGCGTGGCGCCCGTTTTGGGATCGGCCTCGCGGATCACCTGCACGAAGGTCGCGTCGAGGAGCTCCACGGCCGACGGACCGAACTTCAGGATCTCCACGACGGCGGCACCCGACTTCTCGAGATCGTCGAACAGCGCCAGGGCCGTCGCCTTCGCCTTCGGGACCGGGACGATGCGGAGCGTGGCGTCCAGGATCAGAGCGAGCGTCCCCTCCGACCCGACCAGGACCTGCGCCAGGTCGATGCTCCCGTTCACCGCCTCGCGCAGGGCGTAACCCGACGAGTTGCGGCGCGTCTTCGGCTGGTGCCTGTCGATCACGTCCCGGTGGCAGGTCGCGATCTCCAGAAGACCCGAGGCCAGGCGCGCCTGCGGTCCGGGCGCCCAGGCGCCACCACCCGGCCGCGGCAGGGGCTCGGTGTCGAGGACCGTTCCGTCGGCCAGGGCCACGCGCAGGGACACCGTGTTCTCCCGCGTGGCGCCGTGCCTGATGGTGTGCGAGCCGCCGGCGTTGTTCGCCAGCATGCCGCCGATGGTGCACCAGGAGGCGGAGGACGGATCGGGCGCGAACTGCATCCCCTTGCGCCTGAGGACTCGGTTGAGCTGGCTCTGGATGACCCCGGGCTGCACGCGCGCCGTGCCTCGCGCCGTATCGATCTCCCCGATGCGCTGGAAGT contains these protein-coding regions:
- a CDS encoding anaerobic glycerol-3-phosphate dehydrogenase subunit C, which codes for MPALTESGRSSSGPDAAGVAEDLRRLVEGEVLFDSLHRTLYSTAACIFQVMPLGAVVPRHEADVLAVLEYARRNRIPITARGGGSGLAGQTLGRGIVLDFSKYFQRIGEIDTARGTARVQPGVIQSQLNRVLRRKGMQFAPDPSSASWCTIGGMLANNAGGSHTIRHGATRENTVSLRVALADGTVLDTEPLPRPGGGAWAPGPQARLASGLLEIATCHRDVIDRHQPKTRRNSSGYALREAVNGSIDLAQVLVGSEGTLALILDATLRIVPVPKAKATALALFDDLEKSGAAVVEILKFGPSAVELLDATFVQVIREADPKTGATLPDGTEAILIVELEGEDPKEVLDRMARLAAVLTGRMDLAKDVRYSARPEDTARIWAVRKAASPILSRREGTRRNTRFIEDAAIHPEQMAEFVKRMRLLLRKYNVQAAIFGHAGDCNLHCNPMLNQKDPRDLALMEAMAGEFTDLVIDMGGSLSGEHGDGRLRTPYLRRAYGPLVGAFEDVKRLFDPRAILNPGIIVHDGSYGLTDDLRYGGSYLRRPTATTIDDAVWQKEIEKCHGCGACRNYCPVAVATRDEAATARAKANLLRAVISGRLEPDVMAGDEFKSIMDLCVNCQLCHSECPTAIDIPGMAVMAKDIYVRARGKDATERVLTNPGPMLRFGTMLAPLANAALRFPPARRLMAAVSGIAMKRDMAPFDPEPLRPRVPSVDPAGRKVAYFHGCFGGYQDVEGEGKATIDLLEALGCTVAIPPQECCGIAAITYGHLDDVRSSAERNVAALLELTRRGYEVVYSAPSCGLALVEDYPRLLGTPQSEVLARHIRDIHEYALSILETDPGLRARLKPVPIRLTYHNPCHMQARGLGDAVVRLLSLVPGVEVVPIVQDHCCGIAGTFGMKEKNFSLSMHMGRPLFESIEETGVGVVATGCGTCKIQIEQGAGLPVVHPVRIVRDSLLGGPLPPRVAAVAAGRVCAPSAAPAPSHDEASACPE